A genomic stretch from Hymenobacter psoromatis includes:
- a CDS encoding S26 family signal peptidase yields MPLPQFKRPAADQLPPKSKSQSREWANSLLFAVVVATLIRWSAVEAYVIPSESMEHTLLVGDYLFVSKLHYGPITPQTPLQLPLTHQTVPVLGIKSYSDLIRLPTYRFPGFSSIQRNDVIVFHVPHEQQRPADLRTFLIKRCIAVAGDTLELRQGQVFLNGRPGSIGGQPQMTYFMAVASPNDEVRQALHDQQIVDYNQPDGLPAATTDPETGKAGYVISCPASVAAFFRRQPYVQALTLTGGILPANTLFPDAADFHVSGAVSAVPRHWQLDNYGPLAVPKKGQTIQLTPANAAIYYKIVAQYEHNQGITWKDGLIQQHGRPLTQYTVKQNYYFMMGDNRHNSEDSRFWGFVPEDHLVGKAVLVWLSLDPNADFFHKVRWNRLFRPVS; encoded by the coding sequence ATGCCCCTACCCCAGTTCAAGCGCCCGGCGGCCGACCAGCTGCCCCCCAAGTCCAAATCCCAGTCGCGGGAATGGGCCAATTCGCTGCTGTTTGCGGTGGTGGTGGCCACGCTCATTCGCTGGTCGGCGGTGGAGGCGTACGTTATTCCGTCCGAGAGCATGGAGCATACGCTGCTGGTGGGCGACTACCTGTTTGTGAGCAAGCTGCACTACGGGCCCATCACGCCCCAGACGCCGCTGCAACTGCCGCTCACGCACCAAACGGTGCCGGTGCTGGGCATTAAGAGCTATTCGGACCTCATTCGGCTGCCTACCTACCGGTTTCCGGGCTTCAGCTCCATTCAGCGTAATGACGTGATAGTCTTTCACGTACCGCACGAGCAGCAGCGCCCGGCCGACCTGCGGACCTTCCTCATCAAGCGCTGCATCGCGGTGGCTGGTGACACGCTGGAGCTGCGCCAGGGCCAGGTGTTTCTGAACGGCCGGCCCGGCAGCATCGGCGGGCAGCCCCAGATGACCTACTTCATGGCGGTGGCCAGCCCCAACGACGAGGTGCGCCAGGCTCTGCACGACCAGCAAATAGTTGATTATAACCAGCCCGACGGCCTGCCGGCGGCCACCACCGACCCCGAAACGGGCAAAGCGGGCTACGTTATCAGCTGCCCGGCCAGCGTGGCCGCTTTTTTCCGCCGCCAGCCCTACGTGCAGGCCCTCACCTTGACGGGCGGCATCCTGCCGGCCAACACGTTGTTTCCAGACGCGGCCGACTTCCACGTTTCGGGCGCCGTGAGCGCCGTGCCGCGCCACTGGCAGCTCGATAATTACGGCCCGCTGGCGGTGCCCAAAAAGGGTCAAACTATTCAGCTGACGCCGGCCAACGCGGCGATATACTATAAAATAGTAGCCCAATACGAACACAACCAAGGCATTACCTGGAAGGATGGCCTGATACAGCAGCACGGCCGGCCACTCACGCAGTACACGGTTAAGCAGAACTATTACTTCATGATGGGGGACAACCGGCACAACTCGGAAGACTCCCGGTTCTGGGGCTTCGTGCCCGAAGACCACCTTGTGGGCAAAGCCGTGCTGGTCTGGCTCTCGCTCGACCCAAATGCCGATTTCTTCCATAAAGTTCGCTGGAATCGGCTGTTTCGTCCGGTTAGCTAG
- a CDS encoding UDP-N-acetylmuramoyl-tripeptide--D-alanyl-D-alanine ligase yields MTLYDHYRAAKGQVSTDSRQPQPGTLFFALNGPTFRGVDFAALALEKGARHAVVDDEVLAACDPAHYTYAPDPLAALQALAQEHRRRFVGPVLAVTGSNGKTTTKELLAAVLGQKYKVLATSGNLNNHIGVPLTLLRLRLAEHNFAIIEMGANHQGEIASYCQWAAPTHGLITNIGKAHLEGFGGVEGIAKGKGELFDYLAQNGGVAFVNTLDARLPGLAAAVPQRATFPGPADAYPATLLEAAPALHLRLGDGPEVMAQLTGSYNFPNMAAAAAVGAFFRVPAERIAAALAAYNPQNNRSQLVRTARGNDLILDAYNANPSSMAAALRSFAQRPVAAGQGRVAILGDMLELGSSATAEHWALGELLATLQLTQVLLVGPLMQAAAAAYPLAQHVPTKADAVEWLTQHPLAGQLVLLKGSRGMGLETLVEVI; encoded by the coding sequence ATGACCCTCTACGACCACTACCGCGCCGCCAAAGGCCAGGTCAGTACCGACTCGCGCCAGCCCCAGCCGGGCACTCTGTTTTTCGCCCTCAACGGCCCCACTTTTCGCGGGGTCGATTTTGCCGCCCTCGCCCTCGAGAAAGGCGCTCGCCACGCCGTGGTCGATGATGAAGTGCTAGCTGCCTGCGACCCCGCGCACTACACCTACGCCCCCGACCCGCTGGCCGCCCTGCAAGCGCTGGCGCAGGAGCACCGCCGCCGCTTCGTGGGCCCCGTGCTGGCCGTGACCGGCTCCAACGGCAAAACCACCACCAAGGAATTGCTGGCCGCCGTGCTGGGGCAGAAGTATAAGGTGCTGGCTACCAGCGGCAATCTCAACAACCACATCGGCGTGCCGCTCACGCTGCTGCGCCTGCGCCTGGCCGAGCACAACTTTGCCATCATCGAGATGGGGGCCAACCACCAGGGGGAAATTGCCAGCTACTGCCAGTGGGCCGCCCCGACCCACGGCCTCATCACCAACATCGGCAAGGCCCACCTCGAAGGCTTTGGCGGCGTGGAAGGCATTGCCAAGGGCAAGGGTGAGCTGTTCGATTACCTGGCCCAAAACGGGGGGGTAGCGTTTGTGAACACCCTCGATGCCCGGCTGCCCGGCCTGGCCGCCGCCGTGCCGCAGCGCGCCACCTTTCCCGGCCCCGCCGACGCCTACCCCGCCACGCTGCTGGAAGCCGCGCCGGCGCTGCACCTGCGCCTGGGCGATGGCCCCGAGGTGATGGCCCAACTCACGGGCAGCTACAATTTTCCGAATATGGCCGCCGCCGCCGCCGTAGGGGCGTTTTTTCGGGTGCCGGCCGAGCGCATCGCCGCCGCCCTGGCCGCCTACAACCCGCAAAATAACCGCTCGCAGCTCGTGCGCACGGCCCGCGGCAACGACCTCATCCTCGACGCCTACAACGCCAACCCCAGCAGCATGGCCGCCGCGCTGCGCAGCTTCGCGCAGCGGCCCGTGGCCGCCGGGCAGGGCAGGGTAGCCATCCTAGGCGACATGCTGGAGCTGGGCAGCAGCGCCACCGCCGAGCACTGGGCGCTGGGCGAATTATTAGCCACGCTCCAACTAACGCAGGTGCTGCTGGTAGGCCCGCTCATGCAGGCCGCCGCCGCCGCCTACCCCCTCGCCCAGCACGTGCCCACCAAAGCGGATGCCGTAGAATGGCTGACCCAGCACCCGCTCGCCGGCCAGCTCGTGCTGCTCAAAGGCAGCCGCGGCATGGGCCTCGAAACGCTGGTGGAGGTTATTTGA
- a CDS encoding inorganic pyrophosphatase, with product MSQFNPWHDVSRGENLPTTVTGVIEIPKGSKGKYELDKESGLLKLDRVLFSAVHYPAAYGFIPQTYCDDHDPLDILVLCSVDIPHMCLVEAKVIGVMQMLDQDEEDDKIIAVAAHDVSVNHYNELADLPPYMMLEMQRFFEDYKALENKQVVVKQFLGREDAYRIIDASITLYEETFGDRAKK from the coding sequence GTGTCCCAATTCAACCCCTGGCACGACGTTTCGCGCGGCGAAAACCTCCCTACTACCGTCACCGGCGTCATCGAAATTCCCAAAGGCAGCAAGGGCAAATACGAGCTCGATAAAGAAAGCGGCCTGCTCAAGCTTGACCGCGTGCTGTTTTCGGCCGTGCACTACCCCGCCGCCTACGGCTTTATTCCGCAGACGTACTGCGACGACCACGACCCGCTCGATATTCTGGTGCTGTGCTCGGTCGATATTCCGCATATGTGCTTGGTCGAGGCCAAGGTTATCGGCGTGATGCAGATGCTGGACCAGGACGAGGAGGATGACAAAATCATCGCCGTGGCCGCCCACGATGTGTCGGTGAACCACTACAACGAGCTGGCCGACCTGCCGCCCTACATGATGCTGGAAATGCAGCGCTTTTTTGAAGACTACAAAGCCCTGGAAAACAAGCAGGTAGTGGTGAAGCAGTTCTTGGGACGCGAAGATGCTTACCGCATCATCGACGCCAGCATTACGCTGTATGAGGAAACGTTTGGCGACCGCGCCAAAAAGTAA
- a CDS encoding alkaline phosphatase — MKKLGLLLLLALPALPALAQKKGPALPRPKLVVGIVIDQMRYDYLYRYWDKFGSGGFKRLLGEGFSYESCHYNYVPTYTGPGHTSIYTGTTPSTHGIVGNNWYERETGHTVYVTDDKTVQAVGGTAAAGQMSPRHNLATTITDELRLATNFQSKVIGVCIKDRGSILPAGHAANAAYWYDGSNGAFISSTFYTQALPDWVNKFNGAGHAAEYLSKPWNTLLPIADYTESTPDDVPWEAAFKGETRPVFPHDLPALSAVTPAAVKAAEKASGENRPASTAPTRNLDLIRSTPFGNSLTADFAIETLRQEQMGQRGQTDFLALSFSSTDYVGHQFGTTAIETEDTYLRLDRDLARLLDVIDKQVGKSEALVFLTADHGADQAAGFLEAHQLPGGGVGVAPLRDSVQRALVRAHGPGKWVVDLENQQVYLNRPLLAEKKLELAKVQNEVAEVLRQQLHIAQAISAIDLQRNSWPVGLGMYQANGFYAPRSGDVLFVLSPGWLEAYSYPVIKGTTHGASWAYDTHVPLLWWGWHVRHGESAEEVKIVDIAPTVARYLHIQEPSGTSGTPLLEVLR, encoded by the coding sequence ATGAAAAAACTCGGATTGCTGCTATTGCTGGCCCTGCCGGCCCTGCCCGCGCTGGCGCAGAAAAAAGGCCCGGCCCTACCCCGCCCCAAGCTGGTGGTGGGCATCGTAATCGACCAGATGCGCTACGACTACCTCTACCGCTACTGGGATAAGTTTGGCAGCGGCGGCTTCAAACGACTTCTGGGCGAGGGCTTTAGCTACGAGAGCTGCCACTACAACTACGTGCCCACCTACACCGGGCCGGGCCACACCAGCATCTACACGGGCACTACCCCCTCGACCCACGGCATCGTGGGCAACAACTGGTATGAGCGCGAAACGGGCCACACCGTCTATGTGACCGACGACAAAACCGTGCAGGCCGTGGGCGGCACGGCGGCGGCGGGGCAGATGTCGCCGCGCCACAACCTGGCCACCACCATCACCGACGAGCTGCGGCTGGCCACCAATTTTCAGAGCAAGGTCATTGGCGTCTGCATCAAGGACCGGGGTAGCATTCTGCCCGCCGGCCACGCCGCCAACGCCGCCTACTGGTACGATGGCAGCAACGGCGCTTTTATCAGCAGCACGTTTTACACCCAGGCGTTGCCCGACTGGGTGAACAAGTTCAACGGCGCCGGCCACGCGGCCGAGTACCTCAGCAAGCCCTGGAACACGCTGCTGCCCATTGCGGACTACACCGAAAGCACGCCCGACGACGTGCCCTGGGAGGCGGCTTTCAAGGGCGAAACCCGGCCGGTTTTTCCGCACGACCTGCCCGCGCTGAGCGCCGTGACGCCCGCCGCCGTGAAGGCTGCCGAAAAGGCTTCGGGTGAAAACCGGCCCGCCTCCACCGCCCCCACCCGCAACCTCGACCTCATCCGCTCCACGCCCTTCGGCAACTCGCTCACCGCCGACTTTGCCATCGAAACCCTGCGCCAGGAGCAGATGGGCCAGCGCGGCCAGACCGATTTTCTGGCCCTCAGCTTCAGCAGCACCGACTACGTGGGGCACCAGTTTGGCACCACGGCCATCGAAACCGAAGACACCTACCTGCGCCTCGACCGCGACCTGGCCCGCCTGCTCGATGTTATTGACAAACAGGTGGGTAAGAGCGAGGCGCTGGTGTTCCTGACTGCCGACCACGGGGCCGACCAAGCCGCCGGCTTTTTGGAGGCGCACCAGCTGCCGGGCGGCGGCGTGGGCGTGGCCCCGCTGCGCGACTCGGTGCAGCGCGCCCTGGTGCGCGCCCACGGCCCCGGCAAATGGGTAGTGGACCTGGAAAACCAGCAGGTGTACCTCAACCGGCCCTTGCTGGCGGAGAAAAAGCTGGAGCTGGCCAAGGTGCAGAACGAGGTAGCCGAAGTGCTGCGCCAGCAGCTGCACATCGCGCAGGCCATTTCGGCCATCGACTTGCAGCGCAATTCCTGGCCGGTGGGCCTGGGCATGTATCAGGCCAACGGCTTCTACGCCCCGCGCTCGGGCGACGTGCTGTTTGTGCTGTCGCCGGGCTGGCTCGAAGCCTACTCCTACCCCGTCATCAAGGGCACGACGCACGGCGCGTCCTGGGCCTACGATACCCACGTGCCGCTGCTGTGGTGGGGCTGGCACGTGCGCCACGGCGAGTCGGCCGAGGAGGTCAAAATCGTGGATATCGCGCCCACCGTGGCCCGCTACCTGCACATTCAGGAGCCCAGCGGCACCAGCGGCACGCCGTTGCTGGAGGTGCTTCGCTAG
- a CDS encoding 3-hydroxyanthranilate 3,4-dioxygenase (catalyzes the oxidative ring opening of 3-hydroxyanthranilate to 2-amino-3-carboxymuconate semialdehyde in the final enzymatic step of quinolinate biosynthesis) produces the protein MPIARPFHFQQWIADHRHLLKPPVGNQQVYKDNKDFIVMVVGGPNARKDYHVDAGEELFFQQEGTMTVKIIEDGQPVDIEIKAGEMFLLPAGVPHSPRRPAGTIGLVLERYRQPGELDGFQWYCENCGHKLYEEFAEITDIVAQLPPIMDRFWANDALRTCKVCGTYMEAPAKVPAA, from the coding sequence ATGCCCATTGCCCGCCCCTTCCATTTTCAGCAGTGGATTGCCGACCACCGCCACCTGCTCAAGCCGCCCGTGGGCAATCAGCAGGTATATAAAGACAACAAAGACTTTATCGTGATGGTGGTGGGCGGCCCCAACGCCCGCAAAGACTACCACGTGGACGCGGGCGAGGAATTATTCTTCCAGCAGGAAGGCACGATGACCGTCAAAATCATCGAAGACGGCCAGCCGGTGGACATCGAAATCAAGGCCGGTGAGATGTTCTTGCTGCCCGCCGGCGTGCCGCACTCGCCGCGCCGCCCGGCCGGCACCATCGGCCTGGTGCTGGAGCGCTACCGCCAGCCCGGCGAGCTGGACGGCTTCCAGTGGTACTGCGAAAACTGCGGCCACAAGCTCTACGAGGAGTTTGCCGAGATTACCGACATCGTGGCCCAGCTCCCCCCCATCATGGACCGCTTCTGGGCCAACGACGCCCTGCGCACCTGCAAAGTTTGCGGCACTTATATGGAAGCCCCGGCCAAGGTGCCAGCAGCCTGA
- a CDS encoding 2-C-methyl-D-erythritol 4-phosphate cytidylyltransferase, with protein sequence MLPSTSPTPPRYAIVVAGGSGLRMGADRPKQFLLLRGEPVLLHTLRRFAGPALGVAQLVVVLPFDQLAYWQQLLEEYHVVIPHQLVAGGATRWASVKAGLAALPPDAPAGALVAVHDGVRPLITPAVIEAAYQAAAIHGAVAVAVPPKDSVRLLGAAGSSPLDRRRLRLMQTPQTFDLALLRRAYRLPELPTFTDDASVVDDLHPVQLVEGDYRNLKITTPEDLLLAEALLAP encoded by the coding sequence ATGCTTCCTTCTACGAGCCCTACCCCCCCCCGCTACGCCATTGTGGTGGCCGGGGGCAGCGGGCTGCGCATGGGTGCCGACCGGCCCAAGCAGTTTCTGCTGCTGCGGGGCGAGCCGGTGCTGCTGCACACGCTGCGACGCTTTGCCGGGCCGGCGCTGGGCGTGGCGCAGCTGGTGGTAGTGCTGCCGTTTGACCAGCTTGCTTACTGGCAGCAACTCCTTGAGGAATACCACGTTGTTATTCCGCACCAGCTAGTGGCGGGCGGCGCGACGCGCTGGGCATCGGTGAAGGCGGGGCTGGCTGCCCTACCCCCCGATGCGCCGGCGGGCGCGCTGGTGGCGGTGCACGATGGCGTGCGCCCGCTCATCACGCCGGCCGTGATTGAGGCTGCTTACCAGGCGGCGGCTATTCACGGGGCGGTGGCCGTGGCAGTGCCGCCCAAAGACTCGGTGCGGCTGCTGGGCGCGGCTGGCTCGTCGCCGCTCGACCGCCGCCGCCTGCGCCTCATGCAAACGCCCCAAACCTTCGACCTGGCGCTGCTGCGCCGCGCCTACCGCCTGCCCGAGCTGCCCACTTTCACCGACGACGCCAGCGTGGTCGATGACCTGCACCCCGTGCAGCTGGTGGAGGGCGACTACCGCAATCTGAAAATCACCACGCCCGAGGATTTGCTGCTGGCTGAGGCCCTGCTGGCCCCCTGA